In Deinococcus psychrotolerans, the genomic window CCACATCGCGCAAGATGTTGGTGAGCTGCATGGCCTGGCCCAGCCGCAGCGCATAGTCGAGCGTGCGTTCTCCACCGCTGTACCCGCAAATCGGCGCGATCATAAAACCGATGACGCCCGCGACCCGGCGGCAATACAGTTCAAGGTCGGCAAAGTCGGCGCACGGTTGGCCGCTGGCGTCCATCTTCAAGTCCATTTGCAGGCCCAAAAACAGCTCATAGAAGGCCTCGGCAGGAATGGTGTATTGCGAGGCGGCCCAGCGGAGCGCCTTGCCGACCGGGTGGGCGTGCTGAGCAGAAAAACCCGAGCCGCTCAGCGCAGTGCGTGTGGCGTCCCACCATTCTTCCAGCACCGCCGGGCCGCCGCCCGGTTCGTCGACAATGTCATCACCCTGGCGGCAAGCAGCGTAAACCGCCCAGACCGCTTGGCGCTGAGACAAAGGAAAAAAACGCGAACCGAAGTAAAACGTTTTGGAATGGTGACGGGTCAGCGTCCGGCAGTGCTCTAAGGCGCTGCTAAGTTCATTGGATGTCCGTCCACTGGATGTCCAGCCGCTGCTGAGGCCTTCTCTCACGTCCCCCTCCTTAGGTGAGCAGTCTAGAGGCAAAGTCCGGCGGCAAAGAGCGCCTATGCTTACAGACTTGCTCACGCTTACAGCCTTAAACGTCGCCTTGTCCATTTGGCTTGATCCAGTGCCGAAACAGCACATTCGAGCGCCGCCAGCCGTCCACGCAGCGCATCTGTGGCAGCCAGGCGTCGAGCTGGGCCTCGTCAGGGAAACTCAGGCCGCCCAGCCGACTCAGCAGCGCCTGCTTGGCAGTGCCGTCGCGCCCCAAAGCCATCACCCACAACTGGCCACCGGGACGCAGCAGGCGCTGGGCTTCGGCGAACATCTGCTGGGGACACGCCGTTTCGTTGAGGGTCGCGCCGATGCTCACACCGTCAAGACTCTCGGCGGGCAGGCCAGTGTGCTCGGCGTTGAGGAGAGCGTACTGAATGCGCGAGTCCGGCTCACGTCTGGCCGCTTCACGCAGCATGGCGGGGCTGATGTCGCAGGCCAGCACCTCGGCTCCGGCGCGGGCCAACACCCCAGCGTAAAATCCGGCGCTGGTGCCCACATCAAGCCAGTGCTGCCCCGCTTGTGGGCGGCACAGCGACAGGAAATACTCGGCCTCACGGCTCAGCGGCAGCGGGCCGCCAGTGAGCAGACTCAGCGAGTGGGCACGCCACAGCGCGTACCCCCGGGCGGTGAGATCCAGCATGTTGCTGCGCTGCGCCGGCGTGCGAGCAGACGGTGAAATGGGGCGGGCCGCAGCGCTCCCCACAGACGAGAAGTTTACGGTTCCTTCAATGACGCTTTGTTCAAGTTGCCCAGAGCCAGACATACTGCCATTATGCTAGGCAGATGATGGCGGGGGGCGCTGCACCTTCAGACTGAACCCAACTCGGCATTTGAAGTGACGCTGAAGTCGGTGCACCAAAATCAACATTGGCACGGAGGATGTAAACATGGAACAGAACAAAGGTCTCGGCGGGTCATTGATAGATGTCTTTGACGCCGCAGTGAATTTAATCAAGACCGAAGCGGGCGTGCTGACCAAGCGGG contains:
- a CDS encoding class I SAM-dependent methyltransferase — translated: MGSAAARPISPSARTPAQRSNMLDLTARGYALWRAHSLSLLTGGPLPLSREAEYFLSLCRPQAGQHWLDVGTSAGFYAGVLARAGAEVLACDISPAMLREAARREPDSRIQYALLNAEHTGLPAESLDGVSIGATLNETACPQQMFAEAQRLLRPGGQLWVMALGRDGTAKQALLSRLGGLSFPDEAQLDAWLPQMRCVDGWRRSNVLFRHWIKPNGQGDV
- a CDS encoding phytoene/squalene synthase family protein, which codes for MTRHHSKTFYFGSRFFPLSQRQAVWAVYAACRQGDDIVDEPGGGPAVLEEWWDATRTALSGSGFSAQHAHPVGKALRWAASQYTIPAEAFYELFLGLQMDLKMDASGQPCADFADLELYCRRVAGVIGFMIAPICGYSGGERTLDYALRLGQAMQLTNILRDVGEDLERGRVYLPQTLLDEYGVTRAMLEAGQVTPPYRALMRFLTQQARAWYTEGRAGLPYLHGSGRLAVTAAARAYEGILADLEANDYDNFSRRAHVSGPRKLLMLPGAWWEVKSQPKLA